The DNA window GGTCGAAATAGCCGCGTTTTCCGCGCGCCACGACGTCGGGATGGGTTTTGACGAGGACGGTGCATCCCGGATTTTCACGGATCGCGGCCTGCAGCATCCTGGCGAAGGAGGATGCGTCGGCCCGCCCGTGCCTGACCGAGGCATCGTCGAATGCCTGGTCGACAACGAGCACGAAGGGGCGCGGCAACGCGCCCTCGTATTCGCGCGCATGGTTGTATTTGGAGACCCGGCCCTCTCTCCAGCTCTGGACGAGCCGGGTGGTGCGGCGCTCCTCGCTCGCGCCGAGCGGCTCGGTCACGAGTTTCTCAAGCCGGGACGGGGACGATGCGTCGTAGTGGATGCCCAGATCGTCCATGAGAATGGAAAGCGGAGGATCGAAGCGCTCTACCGATCGCAGGAAACCGTCCTCCAGCAGCAGGAACGGCAGGCGCTTCCGCGCGGCGATTTCGCGCGCGCGCCTTCCCGAGCGTTTCATGCCCCAGCCGAGGACGGCCCGTTCATCCTCCTCCAGGAACGCATGGAGGTGGGGAATGCGCGCAATGCCGCGTGAGGCCGGGATCATACCGGCAGAGCTTCCGTATGGACCCATGGCCGCCGTCATCGGCTGGAGGTCCCGTCGCTTCCTTGATGCCTGGCTCTCATCGGTCACTGCGTCAATGTGGTTGCGCTGCGGGCCGTCCCGAGCAGCGGCTGGACGATGGTTGCCAGGAACTTCCCGAATTCGGCCGTCGGATGGTTGGCGACGTAAAGGATGTCCTTGTCGCGGATCCGGAATTCCTGGGCGACGAAGAACGCGTAGGGCCGCTTGAAGTCCAAGGCATAGACGACCGGCACCGTGCCGCCATGGGCGAGCGGGACCCTGCTCTTTTGGTCCGAGTTGGTGAGCCAGCGCATGAGCTCGGCATCCTCGAAGCGGAAGAGATAGACGCCGCCCATGTCGGCCGTGTTGTCGCGCAGGCCACCCACCTGGGCGAGCGCTTCGGCCAGGGTCACGGTTTCCGTCTTCAGGGAAACGAGACCGCTCGACGCCACCGCGCCGAAGGCCGAATAGGTTCTCGGCTCGTGCTTGACCAGAACGGTGTCGCCGGGCGCCAGCCAGATGTTGTTCTCGGGCGAACTGACGACGTCGTGGAGCCGAAGGGTCACCCTGCCCGCCCCGCGTGTGACGCTCGCCACAGTCTCGTAGGCCGGCGCCCGCGTGCCGCCGGCCTGGGCGATCACCTCGATCAGCCGCAGGCCCTGCGCCGGCAGCGGAAAATGGCCGGCTTTTGCGACATCGCCCACGACCACGACATTGTTGCTCTTGTTTTCGGCGACGAGCACCTGGACCTGGGGCTCGGCCGCCTGCCCCTCGAGGCTCTGCTGGATCGCGCGGCGCAGCGCCTCCACGCTGCGGCCTGCGGCGCGGATATTGCCGGCATAGGGCACGAAGATCTCGCCCGTGCCGTCGACGACCACCTGCAGCGAAACCTGCTTGTTTTCGGCCGTGGAAAAGAGGCCGTCCGGAGACGCCTCCCATATGTTCACCGCAAGCGTGTCGCCCACGCCGACCGTTATGGGACGGGCTCCGCCGAGGGTGGCGACGAGTTTCCCCTCCTGGGCGGGCGGGACGAAGCTGTTGATCTTGCTGATCTCGGCCGAATCCAGCCGCACCAGGATATAGTTGTCCATCGGCAGCGAATTGCTCGATTCGCCGAGGGCGATGTCCATCGCCGTGGGGCCCTGGCCCGGCAGCGTCGAGCAGGCCGAAAGCAGGAGGAGGAGGACCAGCCCGGAGAACGATCGCCGAAGGGCTTGAAAGGGGGCAATACGTACGGTCATGCCGTGCTCCCGGACAGGGTTCCGGCCTCGACCAGGTCGACATCAGCAACCGGTTCGCCGGTTGTGACCGGGATCGTCTCCAGCACTCCCGCGCATGCGGCGGGCATTCCACCTCTGGCGTAGAAATCGCCCGGCTTCAGGCATGTCTGGCGGATCCAGGCAAGATAGCGGCGGCGCAATTCGCCGCTCGCAACCTTTCCCGATGTCCAGAAGGCGTCGAAATCCGGCCGGCCCCGCGCGCAGGTCGCCAGCGCTTCATTGGCATAAAGAGCGTCGCCGACCACCAGCAGGGGCACGCCGTGATGGATCGCTGAAAGGCCGGAGCTCGAATTGATCGTGATCACGCCCGCCGCGTGGCGGGTCATGAGGCCGATGGAGCCGGTGCAGAAGACGTCGACCCGATCGGCCACGCCCAGGGCCTCGGCTTCTCTGAGAATGAATTCGCGCTCGTTGCCGTGGCCGCGCTGCAAAGGATGGATCTTGAAGGCGAGGCGGAGATTCTTCGGCGCCGAGCGGGCGAAGGACGCCAGCACCTCCCGGATGAGGCGCGGCGTCGACCAGCCGCGCGCGGCCGCCCTCATCTGCGCGTCGGAGGCTACCTGCAGGGCGACCAGGAAGTAGTTGCGCTCGTAATGCTCCAGCAGGCTTTCGATCGTGAGGAAATCCGAATTCCGGTTCACGGACCTGCGCCAGGCGTTGCGGATCCAGGAGAACGCTTCGGGGATCGCCGAGAACCGACGGTGGAACTGATGCCGCTCCGACGGCAGGCTGAAGACCGTCCGTGCG is part of the Chelativorans sp. AA-79 genome and encodes:
- a CDS encoding polysaccharide biosynthesis/export family protein gives rise to the protein MTVRIAPFQALRRSFSGLVLLLLLSACSTLPGQGPTAMDIALGESSNSLPMDNYILVRLDSAEISKINSFVPPAQEGKLVATLGGARPITVGVGDTLAVNIWEASPDGLFSTAENKQVSLQVVVDGTGEIFVPYAGNIRAAGRSVEALRRAIQQSLEGQAAEPQVQVLVAENKSNNVVVVGDVAKAGHFPLPAQGLRLIEVIAQAGGTRAPAYETVASVTRGAGRVTLRLHDVVSSPENNIWLAPGDTVLVKHEPRTYSAFGAVASSGLVSLKTETVTLAEALAQVGGLRDNTADMGGVYLFRFEDAELMRWLTNSDQKSRVPLAHGGTVPVVYALDFKRPYAFFVAQEFRIRDKDILYVANHPTAEFGKFLATIVQPLLGTARSATTLTQ
- a CDS encoding capsular biosynthesis protein; this encodes MDEAGSRLSVKPSSRRLRNGEGQVVLLQGPVGPFFRHLQHALEAAGLSCWRISFNAGDRVFAPRRKRIDFRGGVLLWELWFRRFLVDHDIDCIILFGCGRPFHAIARRLAREAGIRVVSLEEGYIRPGFVTIESDGNNAESPIAGLLPPEGFLPAAESPRKDFHGFRAMCLYGAIYYIARTVFSLPSERHQFHRRFSAIPEAFSWIRNAWRRSVNRNSDFLTIESLLEHYERNYFLVALQVASDAQMRAAARGWSTPRLIREVLASFARSAPKNLRLAFKIHPLQRGHGNEREFILREAEALGVADRVDVFCTGSIGLMTRHAAGVITINSSSGLSAIHHGVPLLVVGDALYANEALATCARGRPDFDAFWTSGKVASGELRRRYLAWIRQTCLKPGDFYARGGMPAACAGVLETIPVTTGEPVADVDLVEAGTLSGSTA